Proteins co-encoded in one bacterium genomic window:
- a CDS encoding S-layer homology domain-containing protein, giving the protein MAQLVKKRRSRWAMLVVTAMVASLFAIGSPATAAEIKTGDENQASPSYETDMTACLGEAENDAGFVDVSENHTFYGAINCLAHYGITMGMGDGTYAHEQNVSSFEMKLFMSRAASLVGADADDVVGDVMMSDPVTRAEMAVLIANLLVGSAHNDVEIGSDGLISIDDELASTFDHFADARSSQPRSTDAAISALYELGVVDGTGDSTTFSPSDNVTRGEMAAFITRALAHTNARPAGLTAQADGATIVVSVRDDMHNPEVNVLVDAFWIKSERADRAIDDDGECRGIVNAVDDESDECEIDDASTGTNSDGQARIYGLASDLDEEVTVWVWQGEDGDEVNADTELFPLTVGPLTPPVEHNAIKVTEMSPRVPLVKFGQSYALSAQLQGTSGGETVDAVSEKGGTTYVLVKETYQGRVGLDATTQMPLFDSTTNRPEVTSGGDDLALVSRTTETLKFSDKGLATFSVSADDPDTSSSSRDDYRTFVWRITDNANEGAKGTKVTTEVRDAIVFAEESSAVTTLRVSPTNSYVERPSSGSEGNSVTVTVLDQYQRPMNNIPVTLDRVTVGAAALTRVSGNANDDFLQRPRHTDSTGSVRVSYKKSGDPEIQNLVAVHDPDTGYCDVDHEDHSNRGDGPDETSDNEDDCIISAEATSDDIVTPFGSQATVHWYVRGTVAASAAKDVLDGSSADGEVVVGGADADAGGTPAEVPTGQPVLLTFDDNDIFRVGRDGDDANDTVDDAELRYVTLADFEEALDAVLDPDGDEGGTLQWSGYDAEDSDERTLFILRITDDA; this is encoded by the coding sequence ATGGCCCAGCTAGTGAAGAAGCGGCGCTCGCGTTGGGCAATGCTTGTCGTGACCGCCATGGTCGCTTCGCTCTTCGCGATCGGGAGCCCGGCCACGGCCGCGGAGATCAAGACCGGCGACGAGAACCAAGCGTCGCCGAGCTACGAGACCGACATGACTGCGTGCCTTGGTGAAGCTGAGAATGACGCCGGTTTCGTTGACGTTTCCGAGAATCACACCTTCTACGGCGCCATCAACTGTCTGGCCCACTACGGCATCACCATGGGCATGGGGGATGGCACGTACGCGCACGAACAGAACGTGAGCAGCTTCGAGATGAAGCTGTTCATGAGCAGGGCGGCGAGTCTGGTTGGGGCTGATGCCGACGACGTCGTCGGTGATGTGATGATGTCGGATCCGGTCACCCGGGCCGAGATGGCAGTGCTCATCGCCAACCTACTGGTCGGATCGGCTCACAACGATGTGGAGATCGGTTCTGACGGGTTGATCTCGATCGACGACGAGCTGGCCAGCACCTTCGACCACTTCGCCGATGCTCGCTCCTCGCAGCCTCGCTCTACGGATGCGGCTATCAGCGCTCTATATGAGTTGGGTGTTGTGGACGGCACGGGCGACAGCACGACGTTCTCGCCCAGCGACAACGTGACCCGTGGTGAGATGGCTGCGTTCATCACCCGGGCGTTGGCTCACACCAACGCACGTCCGGCCGGTCTGACCGCTCAGGCCGACGGAGCGACGATCGTGGTGTCGGTGCGTGACGACATGCACAATCCGGAGGTCAACGTTCTGGTCGACGCGTTCTGGATCAAGAGCGAGCGGGCCGACAGGGCCATCGATGATGACGGCGAGTGCCGCGGCATCGTTAATGCTGTCGATGACGAATCGGACGAGTGCGAGATCGACGACGCCTCCACTGGCACCAACAGTGATGGCCAGGCCCGCATCTACGGGCTGGCCTCCGACCTGGACGAGGAAGTCACCGTCTGGGTGTGGCAGGGCGAAGACGGCGACGAGGTCAACGCCGACACCGAGCTGTTCCCCCTCACCGTCGGACCGCTCACGCCACCGGTTGAGCACAATGCGATCAAGGTGACGGAGATGTCCCCGAGGGTTCCTCTGGTCAAGTTCGGACAGTCGTATGCGCTGTCCGCCCAGCTTCAGGGAACTTCCGGAGGCGAAACCGTCGACGCTGTCTCCGAGAAGGGTGGCACCACCTATGTCCTGGTGAAGGAGACCTACCAAGGCAGAGTCGGTCTGGACGCGACGACGCAGATGCCTCTGTTCGACAGTACGACCAATCGTCCCGAGGTGACGTCTGGCGGCGATGATCTGGCGCTGGTGAGTCGGACCACGGAGACGCTGAAGTTCAGCGACAAGGGTCTTGCCACCTTCAGCGTGTCTGCCGACGATCCCGACACCTCGTCCAGTTCACGTGACGACTATCGGACCTTCGTTTGGCGCATCACGGATAACGCCAACGAGGGCGCCAAGGGCACCAAGGTCACTACCGAGGTCAGGGACGCGATCGTGTTCGCTGAAGAGAGCAGCGCGGTGACGACCCTGCGGGTGTCGCCCACCAACTCCTACGTTGAGCGGCCTAGCTCCGGATCGGAGGGCAACTCGGTGACGGTTACGGTGCTGGACCAGTACCAGCGGCCGATGAACAACATCCCTGTCACGCTCGACAGGGTGACTGTCGGCGCGGCTGCGCTCACACGGGTGTCTGGCAATGCGAATGACGACTTCCTGCAGCGGCCACGTCACACGGATTCGACCGGATCCGTGCGGGTCAGCTACAAGAAGTCTGGTGATCCCGAGATCCAGAACCTGGTAGCGGTCCACGACCCGGATACCGGCTACTGCGATGTCGACCATGAAGATCACTCCAATCGAGGAGACGGGCCTGACGAGACATCCGACAACGAGGATGACTGCATCATCAGTGCCGAAGCCACGTCTGACGACATCGTGACACCGTTCGGTTCGCAGGCCACCGTCCACTGGTACGTCCGGGGCACCGTGGCTGCATCTGCAGCCAAGGATGTCTTGGACGGCAGTTCTGCCGACGGTGAAGTTGTCGTGGGCGGCGCCGATGCCGATGCTGGCGGCACTCCTGCCGAGGTCCCGACCGGGCAGCCGGTCCTGTTGACCTTCGATGACAACGACATCTTCCGGGTCGGCCGGGACGGCGACGATGCGAACGACACCGTCGACGATGCTGAGCTCCGCTACGTCACCCTGGCTGACTTCGAGGAGGCTCTCGACGCGGTCCTCGATCCGGACGGCGACGAAGGTGGAACTCTGCAGTGGTCGGGCTACGACGCCGAGGACAGCGACGAGCGGACGCTGTTCATACTGCGGATCACGGATGACGCCTAA